The following DNA comes from Marinilactibacillus sp. Marseille-P9653.
ATGCAAGCAGCTTCTAAAATATTTAGAAGAGGTACCCAACAACAATGCAAGAGTGGCACTGACCACACTAATGTACACAGGCATGCGGTCGGGAGAACTTTGTGGGCTTCACTGGAAAGATGTTGACTTGGAAAGGGGAACCATTCATGTTCGATACACCCTTTACCGGGCAGACGGGCAGTACAAGCTGTCAACTCCAAAGACCAAATCAAGTCTAAGAATGATTGCGATACCCGCTGAACTCATTACCATTCTAAAAGAGCATAAGAAGTGGCAAGAAGAATACAAAGAGTCGCTAGGGTCAAAATGGATTGAACGAGGAGCGGTGGTAACAGGTATGGAGGGAGAATACATTAGCGGGGTTTATCTTAACTCGACCTTGAAGAAACTGCTGAAGAAGCATGACTTACCGAACTTACACGTTCACGACTTGCGCCATGCTAATGCTTCACTGCTCATCAATGCCGGAGTACCAATCAAGTTCATCTCAGAGCATTTAGGGCATTCCAACACAAAAACCACAGAAGATATTTATGCCCATGTCTACAATGCAACAGCGGAGAAGGTAGCCAGTGCCATCAGTCAAGCCTTGGATGATGTGAGGTAGAAATGAAGATTACTAGAAGAAAAGACTACCAAAATTTGAATAAAATTAGTGTGCTCCAAGCGGGTACACTTTGCAAATTCGAGTGTGCTGTAAGGCTAAAATAATCCTTGCAGCACATTTTTTATAGAAAAGTGTACTTTTAGAGAAATAGTTGGTGTTTATCCGGTGTTTTAATTTGCGATAAAAGCCAAAATGAAAATGTACGATACACAATCAGCTTTCAACAAACCTCGATTTTATGCGGGTTTCAGGCACGTTCTTAAACAATACGAAACTACTTTTTACGGTTAGAAAAAGAAGCCGATAGATAGTACAATCAAAACAATGATTGGAGCAGGGATTTTTCTTGTAATCAGTAGTAATACAGTGGTTATTGTAATCAGAAGATTATCCCAACTCAGACCACTTTGTTGAGTCAATAAGACAGCCGCTATCGCGATCAGTCCACCGGCTACTGCAGCTACACCCTTTAAAGCAATTTTAAATCCTTTAATGTTTTTGATAGATGCCCACATAGGATAGACAAAGTAAATCAACAGTAGACCGGGAAGAAAAATACCAATTCCACCAGCAATCGCACCTAAAACTTGTAGAAAAGCAGAGTCTGCTTGAACGGATAAGCCACCTGCGTAAGCACTGAAACTAAACATAGGCCCGGGTATACCTTGAACTAAGCCGTAACCCGTCAAGAACTCCTGGCTGCTCATCAGCTGATTAACTTCTACAAGTTCGCTGTACATAACGGGAATAATGACTTGGCCACCACCAAAGACAAGATAGCCATAACGATAGAAACGCTCGAAAATGTGAATCAGTTCATTTTGGAAAACTGTAGCGAGAATCAAAGAAATGCCTGTGAAAAATAAAAATAAAGCGAGATAACCATAAGGCGGTTTGAGTGCAACACGGTTCCATAATTGCTTTTCTTTTGAAGCGAAGACACTCACCAGACCACCGATGGTCAATACTAAAGGGAAAATCCAAGGATCTCTTATAAAGTAAGTTGTTGTAGCACCGAAAACGAGTAAGCCTAAAGTGAGTTGATCTTTGATGACTTTTTTACCGATACGGTAAGAGGCTACAATAATGAAACCAACAGCCATCGGTCCTATGTAGCGTAAGATATCAGTTGAGATATCTTGCATATCTAGAAACTGATATAAAAAAGATAATATGGTCATAATCACTAATGCAGGAAATGCCCAGACAAGCATGGTCAAAAAAGCCAGCAAAGGGCCGCCCGTCTTGTGACCAATGGCAACGATTGTCTGAGTGCTGCTCGGTCCTGGAAGGAAACTACATAAGGCGATTAATTCAACCAATTCTTCTTCAGTGAGATACTGTTTCTTTGTGACGAGTTGGTCGGTAAAAACACTGTAATGTGCTTCGGGTCCACCGAATGCTCCCAGAGAACAGATGAAAATATCAATCAGAAAAGTTTTCCAAGTAATCGTAGAATTTTTTAAAGTTTGCTGCATGATTTAGACTCCTTATTGTCAGTGTATTGTACAGTCTATTCAAAGATACAATAAAAAGAAAGGCATATCTATGCTTAAAGGGAAATTTACAAACTTTACAATTCTCTGGTTGAAATTTGAAATTATAATTGATATGATTGCTTCATCAAAATGATTTGATTAAGGAGATAAGCGATGTCTCATATTAAAACGACAAAAATCGATTTACCGGATGTAGCGACTTACGCAAAACAATTCAAAGCACTGTCCGATCCAATACGGTTATCCGTTTTACACTTACTAGCAATGAATGGGAAATCTTGCGTTTGTGATTTAGAAGAATTACTCGATTTACCGCAGTCCAAGCTGTCCTATCATTTGAAAATTTTATTGAATGCCGAGTTAATCCAGAAAGAAATTTCAAAAACATGGAGTTATTATTGGGTAGACGAAGATAAAACAAACGAACTACTTTCTGATCAGTTTTGCTACTTTTTAAAATCTGCAGAGGAAGACTGCTGCTAATAGGAGATTAATTTATGAAAATCGTTATTATCGGTTCAGTTGCTGCAGGAACTTCTGTCGCTGCAAAGGCAAGAAGAAATGATGAAACAGCTGAAATCGTCGTTTATGAAGAAGGTCATGATATATCTTATTCAGTTTGTGGAATGCCTTATTTTTTAGGTGGAGAAGTGGATACGGTCGACGAACTAATTCCCAGAGATGCAAAGTGGTTCAAAAAACGGTTCGAATTTGATATTCATACAAATCATCGTGTTACTGCAGTTCATCCTGAAATAAAAGAAATAGAAGTGTTCAACAAAGAAACTGGAAATACGAAAACAGAAGCTTATGATAAACTGATTTTAGCTACTGGATCTTACTCATTGACACCTCCGCCATTCAATCAAGGGACATTTGAAAATGTCTTTCATGTAAAGACGATGGACAATACGAAAAAAATCGATCAGTATATGCAAAATAATGAAGTCAAACATGCGGCGATTATTGGTTCAGGATTTATTGGTTTAGAAATGGCTGAACAATTTACCCAAAAAGGGATAAACGTTTCGATCATCGAATTAGCAGATCAAGTATTTCCAAAAATCGATCCAGATATGTCTTATCACTTACAAGAAAAGCTAAAAGAAAATGAAGTGGATCTTTACTTGGGAGATAAAGTAGAAACTTTAGAAGGAAATCAGAAAGTAACGCAGCTGCACACAGCTAACGGAAAGGATATTCCGGTAGATCTTGTCATTTTGGCAGTAGGTGTTAGACCTAGTACTTCACTAGCAGAAGCAGCAGGAATCAAACTTGGTGATACAGGAGCAATAAGCGTCAACACGGTTATGCAGACGTCCGAAAAAGACATTTATGCTGTTGGAGATGTTGCTGAAAGTTATCATCTGATTACTGGAAAACCAACGTATCATCCATTAGGATCTACAGCAAATAAAATGGGACGAATAGTAGGTGATCATCTTACAGGAGGTTCTTTATCCTTTAAAGGAACGCTTGGAACGGGTATTTTCCGCTTGTTTGACTTAACGGTTGGCTACACAGGATTATCCTATTCAGAGGCTCAAAAAGCAGGGTTCAACCCAATTGTGATTCATAATATCAAACCGGCTCATGCAACCTATATTGGCGGAAAAAATCTTCTGATCAAAGGTGTCGCTGACAAAGAGACTGGTAGGGTGCTGGGAGCGCAGATTGTTGGTCCAGAGGGTGTAGACAAGCGGATCGACGTTCTTGCAACAGCTATCACTTTTAAGGCAAATGCAGAAGACCTATTCCACCTGGATTTGGCTTATGCGCCGCCATTCAGTACAACCAAAGATCCCGTGCATTATACAGGGATGGTACTGGAAAATGCCCGTCATGAACTTCCAGTGATAACACCTGAAGAACTGTTGGCGCACTTGAAGGAACAGAAACCGATTCAAATCGTTGATGTGCGTTCTAAGTCGGCGTATGAAAAAGCTCATGTAGAACAAGCGATGCATCTTTCTATGCCGGAATTGCGTAAAGGACTTGAAGCGCTTGATAAGAATCTGCCAACAGTCGTTTACTGCAACAAAGGCGTAACCAGTAATACTGCCCAAAATGTATTACTGAACGTTGGATTTAAAACTGTCTATGTATTATCTGGTGGACATACGAACTATCAGTATTATAAAAATAGTATCAAACATTAAATAGTACGCTTATCCAATCATGTCTTCTGCGTAATCAGCTGGAGACATGGTCGGAGATAGCGATTTTTTTAGAGAGCTTAATCAAAAAATATTGATGAAGTAAATTGGAGGAAATGATGAGTAAAGTAGCAAAGAAAGACATTAGTGTATTTGAACGATATCTAACCGTATGGGTTCTGTTATGTATGGTAATAGGGGTTATGATTGGACAATTTGTTCCGCAGATTCCAGAACTGTTAAGTCGGTTTGAGTATTACCAAGTATCGATTCCAACGGCCATTTTAATCTGGATTATGATTTTTCCGATGATGCTCAAAATCGATTTCGCAAGCATCATGAACGCAACCAAGAAACCTAAAGGACTCTTTCTGACGACGACCGTCAACTGGTTGATCAAGCCGTTTACAATGTTTTTTATCGCTTCTTTTTTCTTTCTGATTGTATTCAATGGAATGATTGAAGGTGAACTAGCGAGAGAATACATTGCGGGAGCAGTCTTGCTCGGAGCGGCACCTTGTACGGCAATGGTGTTTGTATGGAGCAAACTGACAAATGGAGATCCTGCCTATACGCTGGTTCAGGTGTCGGTGAATGATATCATTATTTTAGTTCTTTTTGCACCGATCGTAGCACTTCTACTCGGTGTTGGAAATGTAGTTGTTCCTTGGAATACATTATTACTATCAACCGTTTTGTTTGTAGTGGTACCTCTAGTGCTAGGGATCGTTGTTAGAAAGCTTGTTGTCAGTAATAAAGGAGAGAATTATTTCGAAAAAACCTTTGTCAGTAAGTTTGACCGAGTAACGATGGCCGGATTATTATTGACACTGATCATTATTTTCTCTTTTCAGGGAGAGCGAATCGTTCAGAATCCGGTACACATAGTACTGATCTCAATTCCTCTGATTCTGCAGACGTTGCTTATTTTTGGGGTAACCTACTTTGGAGCATATGCTTGTAAATTACCTTATAATATCGCAGCACCTTCTGCAATGATTGGCGCAAGTAACTTTTTTGAACTATCAGTAGCAGTTGCTATTTCTTTGTTTGGGCTTAATTCCGGTGCCACATTAGCAACGGTTGTCGGTGTTCTTGTAGAAGTGCCGGTCATGTTGATGCTGGTAAAAGTAGCGAATCAAACACAAGGATGGTTTGATTTTAATAAGTAGAATGAAGCGTGAAGAACAGATAAGGCTTTAGCCGGATCTGTTCTTTTCATTTATCTTACAATAATAGTTTAGTAGAATGAAGATAGAACTATTAAGTAAAATATAAGAAAGAGGTAAAAAATGACGGTTACATATAAAGAAACAAAAGCTATACAGACGGAGAAAGTCAGAGAACTGTACGTAGATGCTGGGTGGATGGCATATACTGAAAAAAAGAACATCATTGATGCAATCGTACCAAACGCACTACAAGTGATTTCTGCTTGGGAGGGAGAGGAACTTGTAGGATTAGTTAGAACTGTTGGAGATGGTGTTTATATTATGTACATTCAAGATATCTTAGTGAAAAAAGCTTATCAAGGGAGAGGGATCGGAAGTCATCTATTACAAACGATATTATCTGGTAACAAACAGATTCCTCAAAAAGTATTAATGACAGAAGATACGGAAAAAACGATTAAATTTTATGAGAAAAATGGGTTTACAAAGGTGAACGGAAAAGAAACCGGTGTTGCCTTTTCAAGATATGATCGTTAAATCTATAAAAACTAGAAAATCATAAAATATAGGCATCTTTCCTCAGAAAGATGCCTATACCAATTTGTATTATATATACCAATATTAGTGGGGGTGCTTAAATTTCTGTCAATGCAATGGGTTCTCTTACTTTAAGCAACATATCGTAGTGAGCAATGTTCTCGTCGTAATACATATCGGAAATGATTTCAAACCCAAATGATTCGTAAAAATCTTTCAAGTAAGCTTCTGCTTGAATCTGAACTTCTCTTTTAGGATAACGAACGGAAATGTAATTTAAAGCGACTTTAAGTAATTCTCTTCCGTTTCCGATTCCTCTGGAATGCTCAGGTACAAGAACACGACCAAGCCAGATCTTATTGTCTTTATAGTAGATTCGACAATAAGCATTGATGGTGTCTTTACACCGTTTAACCAAATGGATAGCTTGTAGATCAATATCATCCACTTCCTGAAAAGCGGCTCCTTGTTCTACAACGAAAACCTTGGTACGTTCTCTTAAAATCGAATGAAGCTCTTTAGCGCTTAATTCTTCTAATTGTTTAAACTGCCACATATGATTAAAGTAATCCTCCTAGTCGATGACGAGCTCTTTAAGCTGCGCACCTTCAGTAAATGAGAAGTTAGCTCCCTCTCGCGAAATGTTGTTCTTCCTGTACAGTATACATAAAATAAAAAGATTCTCAAATGTCATTTTAAAGGGACTATTTTGGAAACGAATCAAGCGAGGTAAATGGCGTAAGAACGGCATTAACAGAGGGGATTTTGAGTTGATCTACTTACGAATAAGAAGTGATTGGTTGTGGTTTGATTTAGGAGATTAATTATCTGAAGTGAAAAGGAGAAAAACGAGCAAATTGCTCTTAGCTGACGAAAAAAATAAAAGAATTAAACATCCTTATACACAACAAAAGAGCCTGAACTTTTCAGTCCAGACTCTTTTAAGGGTCGCGCATATAAAGTTGAGAGGCATTATACACGCTAGGGTAGAGGCATTTATCATGCTACGAATCGACTTATATCGGCTTTAAGCAAGGAGAAAAAATAGATAGGAGTCAAGCCGTCAATTTCATAACTTGTGTCTAATTGTACTACAAAAGAAAACGGTTTTTAAATTATAGTCATATAATGTTAAAATTTGTTGAGAAAGGGGAACAAGCTATACCAATTTGATTTTTTTGTTCCCTTTTGAGGGTGTTTAGTAAAGATTGCGTAAAGGGATCATGCTAAAAACACTCGAACTTCTTCCTCTAAGCGTTGCTTCAAATTCTCTTCTTCTATAACTTCGAGTATATTTGTTCCTTTACGGATCCATTTTTCTCCGGTAGGATCTCCAGACTGGATCAAAGAGACGCCTTTTCTGGCATAACAGACCGCAAGCATATCATGTTTTTTTAATTCTTTTGCATAAAGAATCAAATTCTCTAAAGAGGTTAAAGCTTTACTATATTGATGGTTATCGATCAATAAGTAAACAAGATTAAACTGAAAATTGAATCTTAAATCGTTACTAGCTCTATAGTCTTCGTACTTATCTAATTGGGTGATTGCTCTATCTGAGATATGGATGGCTGAGTCTGCATTGAAAAAGTACAAGATATTATTTACTAGATAAATTTCAGTGAGTCTCCATTCATCAAAGCGTTCAAGACGATTCCAGACAGGCTGAACATATTTTCTAGCTAGTCGAATATCGTGAGTTTGAGCAAAGACGATTAAACCGGTATAGATTGCTTCGATGTCTTTAATAATGGGGTCCTCATTGTATTTCAAGTAATGAGAAACTTCGTCCTTCAATTTCTCTAATTCCTTAGGATCGTTGTAACTTTGAGAAATAAATGCATAAACGAGCGTACCTTTTTTAGAATGGCTGTAGTTTCCTTGAATGAATAAAAATTCTTCCACTGTCATTTCAAGGCGATCTAAGATTGCGAACAATTTTGGAGCAGAAGGTTCGGTCTCTTCTCGCTCAATTTTAGAATAAGTAGATTGACGCATGATGCCTTGAGCAACTTGCTTTTGAGTATACCCTTTTGATTCTCGTATCTTTCGAAGTAGCTTTCCGGATAGTTGATTAAAAGGTGCTTGGTTCTCTTCGAAATGATCCATAGTTACCCTCTTTTGTTAAGTTCAATTTATTAAAATTATACTATTTATTGGATTGGATTACCATATAACGATTCATTTTAACTATTTGAAATAGGGTTAAATTGGATAGGTTACACTCAGTTGGACAGAAAAGATAAGGTGTGTATACTAAACACAACATACACAGGAGGAATCTATCATGTCTACTCGTCGTCCACGTCGAACTTATACAGAAGAATTTAAGAAACAAATTGTTGATTTACACAAAGCAGGAAAATCAAGAAAAGAAATCATAGAAGAATATGATCTTACAGGATCGGCTTTTGACAAATGGGTACGTCAACATAGTCAAACCGGTTCATTCAAAGAAAGAGATAACTTAACACCTGAACAGAAAGAATTGAAAGAATTAAGGAAAGCAAATACCCAGCTTAAGATGGAAAATGATATTTTAAAGCAAGCGGCGCTGATATTCGGGCGAAAGTCGAAGTAATCAAACGCAACAAACATAACTATTCTATATCAGCGATGTGCCGTGCCCTTAAGATCAGTAGAGGATCTTATTATTACGAAGTAATAAAGAAAGAAAGTGACGCGGAACTCGAACAAGCGATTATTGAAGAGTTTGCCAAAAGCAAAAACAATTATGGCACGCGTAAACTGAAGAAAAGATTGAAGAAGCGTGCGTTTATCGTATCTCGTCGGAGAATTGGACACATTAGGAAAAAGTTTCATCTGGTGTCCAAGTATGATAGACCATCATACAAACCACAAAAGAGTGGAGTCAATCAAGCGAAGATTGAAAACGCATTGAACCGTGAGTTCAATCCGAAAGAGCCGATGAAAGCTATCGTCACGGACTTGACCTATGTCAAAGTTGCCAATAAGTGGTTCTATGTTTGTTTTATTTTAGACTTGTTTAACCGCGAGATCATCGGGTATTCTGCTGGTCCCAATAAGACAGCTGACTTAGTCCTGCAGGCTCTCGCTACAGTTAAGGGTGATTTACATACGGTCAACGTGTTCCATACTGACCGGGGAAAAGAATTCGACAACCATACTATTGATGAGTTACTGGATACCTTTGATATTGTGCGCTCGTTAAGTAGAAAAGGGAATCCTTACGACAATGCCGTAGCGGAGTCCACGTATAAATCATTTAAGTTTGAATTTGTCTACGACAACACATTCCATACACTCTATGAACTGCAGGTCCAACTTATGGACTACGTCCATTGGTGGAATCATTTTCGCCCACATGGATCATTGGACTACGAATCTCCTATCGATTATCGAAAAGATTGGGAACAGGAACAGTCTGAAATGGAAGTCTGCAAATCCGTTGTTCCCCAGCTGGTCGAAACTAGCCTCTCATTCAGTTAGAGAGGCAGAAGGAAAGTGAACTCAATCATCATTTACACCTTATAATTTTTGTTCAAAAAAGTGTTGACATACCAAATGTACATATAGATATTTCATTTATATTGTAAGATCGTTTAACAGGCTGATTAAATAAAGTAGAACACTTTTTTAAAGAGATACAAAGGAATTCAGTGAATTTTGATTACGATTGAATTTTGTACAGAAGTGTGTCCGATTTTTTGTGGTTTTTATG
Coding sequences within:
- a CDS encoding GNAT family N-acetyltransferase, translating into MTVTYKETKAIQTEKVRELYVDAGWMAYTEKKNIIDAIVPNALQVISAWEGEELVGLVRTVGDGVYIMYIQDILVKKAYQGRGIGSHLLQTILSGNKQIPQKVLMTEDTEKTIKFYEKNGFTKVNGKETGVAFSRYDR
- a CDS encoding FAD-dependent oxidoreductase; the encoded protein is MKIVIIGSVAAGTSVAAKARRNDETAEIVVYEEGHDISYSVCGMPYFLGGEVDTVDELIPRDAKWFKKRFEFDIHTNHRVTAVHPEIKEIEVFNKETGNTKTEAYDKLILATGSYSLTPPPFNQGTFENVFHVKTMDNTKKIDQYMQNNEVKHAAIIGSGFIGLEMAEQFTQKGINVSIIELADQVFPKIDPDMSYHLQEKLKENEVDLYLGDKVETLEGNQKVTQLHTANGKDIPVDLVILAVGVRPSTSLAEAAGIKLGDTGAISVNTVMQTSEKDIYAVGDVAESYHLITGKPTYHPLGSTANKMGRIVGDHLTGGSLSFKGTLGTGIFRLFDLTVGYTGLSYSEAQKAGFNPIVIHNIKPAHATYIGGKNLLIKGVADKETGRVLGAQIVGPEGVDKRIDVLATAITFKANAEDLFHLDLAYAPPFSTTKDPVHYTGMVLENARHELPVITPEELLAHLKEQKPIQIVDVRSKSAYEKAHVEQAMHLSMPELRKGLEALDKNLPTVVYCNKGVTSNTAQNVLLNVGFKTVYVLSGGHTNYQYYKNSIKH
- the chrA gene encoding chromate efflux transporter, with amino-acid sequence MQQTLKNSTITWKTFLIDIFICSLGAFGGPEAHYSVFTDQLVTKKQYLTEEELVELIALCSFLPGPSSTQTIVAIGHKTGGPLLAFLTMLVWAFPALVIMTILSFLYQFLDMQDISTDILRYIGPMAVGFIIVASYRIGKKVIKDQLTLGLLVFGATTTYFIRDPWIFPLVLTIGGLVSVFASKEKQLWNRVALKPPYGYLALFLFFTGISLILATVFQNELIHIFERFYRYGYLVFGGGQVIIPVMYSELVEVNQLMSSQEFLTGYGLVQGIPGPMFSFSAYAGGLSVQADSAFLQVLGAIAGGIGIFLPGLLLIYFVYPMWASIKNIKGFKIALKGVAAVAGGLIAIAAVLLTQQSGLSWDNLLITITTVLLLITRKIPAPIIVLIVLSIGFFF
- a CDS encoding IS3 family transposase (programmed frameshift) → MSTRRPRRTYTEEFKKQIVDLHKAGKSRKEIIEEYDLTGSAFDKWVRQHSQTGSFKERDNLTPEQKELKELRKANTQLKMENDILKQAALIFGRKFEVIKRNKHNYSISAMCRALKISRGSYYYEVIKKESDAELEQAIIEEFAKSKNNYGTRKLKKRLKKRAFIVSRRRIGHIRKKFHLVSKYDRPSYKPQKSGVNQAKIENALNREFNPKEPMKAIVTDLTYVKVANKWFYVCFILDLFNREIIGYSAGPNKTADLVLQALATVKGDLHTVNVFHTDRGKEFDNHTIDELLDTFDIVRSLSRKGNPYDNAVAESTYKSFKFEFVYDNTFHTLYELQVQLMDYVHWWNHFRPHGSLDYESPIDYRKDWEQEQSEMEVCKSVVPQLVETSLSFS
- the arsB gene encoding ACR3 family arsenite efflux transporter gives rise to the protein MMSKVAKKDISVFERYLTVWVLLCMVIGVMIGQFVPQIPELLSRFEYYQVSIPTAILIWIMIFPMMLKIDFASIMNATKKPKGLFLTTTVNWLIKPFTMFFIASFFFLIVFNGMIEGELAREYIAGAVLLGAAPCTAMVFVWSKLTNGDPAYTLVQVSVNDIIILVLFAPIVALLLGVGNVVVPWNTLLLSTVLFVVVPLVLGIVVRKLVVSNKGENYFEKTFVSKFDRVTMAGLLLTLIIIFSFQGERIVQNPVHIVLISIPLILQTLLIFGVTYFGAYACKLPYNIAAPSAMIGASNFFELSVAVAISLFGLNSGATLATVVGVLVEVPVMLMLVKVANQTQGWFDFNK
- a CDS encoding helix-turn-helix transcriptional regulator, which codes for MSHIKTTKIDLPDVATYAKQFKALSDPIRLSVLHLLAMNGKSCVCDLEELLDLPQSKLSYHLKILLNAELIQKEISKTWSYYWVDEDKTNELLSDQFCYFLKSAEEDCC
- a CDS encoding helix-turn-helix domain-containing protein, producing MDHFEENQAPFNQLSGKLLRKIRESKGYTQKQVAQGIMRQSTYSKIEREETEPSAPKLFAILDRLEMTVEEFLFIQGNYSHSKKGTLVYAFISQSYNDPKELEKLKDEVSHYLKYNEDPIIKDIEAIYTGLIVFAQTHDIRLARKYVQPVWNRLERFDEWRLTEIYLVNNILYFFNADSAIHISDRAITQLDKYEDYRASNDLRFNFQFNLVYLLIDNHQYSKALTSLENLILYAKELKKHDMLAVCYARKGVSLIQSGDPTGEKWIRKGTNILEVIEEENLKQRLEEEVRVFLA
- a CDS encoding GNAT family N-acetyltransferase encodes the protein MWQFKQLEELSAKELHSILRERTKVFVVEQGAAFQEVDDIDLQAIHLVKRCKDTINAYCRIYYKDNKIWLGRVLVPEHSRGIGNGRELLKVALNYISVRYPKREVQIQAEAYLKDFYESFGFEIISDMYYDENIAHYDMLLKVREPIALTEI